A genomic stretch from Williamwhitmania sp. includes:
- a CDS encoding indole-3-glycerol phosphate synthase TrpC, with amino-acid sequence MSDILSIIAAIKLKEVAEREQLYPLKLLEKSLYFATQPVSLKRYLLREDKCGVIAEFKRFSPSRGAINPHADVAAISIGYMQAGASALSILAEKTHFGGRLEHVRKARQLNYCPILQKDFMLKPYQILEAKAYGADAILLIASLLTLEQTKELATLAQSLGMEVVVELHTPQELEYVQYADVVGVNNRNLKTMIVSVGNALGMLPLLPKGIVTIVESGISSPEVAAMLRQEGFNGLLIGEHFMREADPVKACREFITKMQLLTPKPTLANNGGEGLRA; translated from the coding sequence ATGAGCGATATTTTGTCGATAATTGCTGCCATTAAGTTGAAAGAAGTGGCGGAGAGGGAGCAGCTATATCCATTGAAGCTGCTCGAAAAGAGCCTCTACTTCGCTACGCAGCCCGTTTCGCTCAAGCGCTATTTGCTGCGTGAAGATAAGTGTGGTGTTATTGCGGAGTTTAAACGATTTTCTCCCTCGCGCGGTGCCATCAACCCTCATGCCGATGTTGCTGCCATCTCCATTGGCTACATGCAGGCTGGTGCTTCGGCCCTTTCCATTCTTGCCGAGAAAACCCATTTTGGAGGTCGCCTTGAGCATGTTCGCAAGGCACGGCAGCTGAACTACTGTCCCATACTGCAGAAGGATTTTATGCTGAAGCCATATCAAATTTTGGAGGCAAAGGCCTATGGTGCCGATGCCATCCTACTCATTGCCTCCTTACTTACCTTGGAGCAGACCAAGGAGTTGGCAACGCTAGCGCAGTCGCTGGGAATGGAGGTGGTAGTTGAGCTGCATACCCCGCAGGAATTGGAGTATGTTCAATACGCCGATGTGGTCGGTGTAAACAACCGTAACCTGAAAACCATGATCGTTTCGGTGGGAAACGCCTTAGGTATGCTACCGCTTTTACCAAAGGGTATTGTGACAATTGTCGAAAGTGGAATTAGCTCGCCGGAGGTGGCGGCCATGCTTCGACAGGAAGGATTCAACGGGTTGTTGATAGGGGAGCATTTTATGCGTGAGGCCGACCCCGTAAAGGCTTGCCGTGAGTTTATAACAAAGATGCAATTGCTAACTCCTAAACCAACACTAGCGAACAATGGTGGTGAAGGTTTGCGGGCTTAG
- the smpB gene encoding SsrA-binding protein SmpB yields the protein MGNPVVIKNKKATFLFELLDVYTAGIVLTGTEIKSIRLGKASIVESYCYFINTELWIKGMHVAEYWWANRYNHDPNRERKLLLTKKELLKLKKRTQEKGLTIIPTKLFINDKGIAKIDIALAKGKKVFDKREDIKKKDTKREMDRFMKR from the coding sequence ATGGGTAACCCCGTAGTCATAAAAAATAAAAAAGCGACCTTCCTCTTCGAACTTCTTGACGTGTATACCGCGGGCATCGTGCTCACTGGAACCGAAATCAAGTCGATTCGCCTAGGGAAAGCTAGCATTGTTGAGTCATACTGCTACTTTATCAATACTGAACTATGGATTAAAGGAATGCACGTGGCTGAGTATTGGTGGGCCAACCGTTACAACCACGACCCTAACCGTGAGCGCAAGCTGCTTCTTACCAAAAAGGAATTGCTAAAGCTCAAAAAACGTACGCAGGAGAAGGGGTTGACCATTATCCCAACAAAACTCTTCATCAACGATAAGGGAATTGCCAAGATAGACATAGCGCTGGCCAAGGGGAAAAAGGTGTTCGATAAGCGCGAGGATATCAAGAAGAAGGATACCAAACGGGAGATGGACCGCTTCATGAAACGATAA
- a CDS encoding aminodeoxychorismate/anthranilate synthase component II, giving the protein MNVLVIDNYDSFTYNLVHMVEELTGNRAIVARNNEISVDEVGAFDKILLSPGPGLPGEAGNLKAIIKRYAPSKSIFGVCLGMQAIAEVFGGHLENLGHVVHGMSDEVRVESPEEKLFANMPDHFRAGRYHSWVVSKTNLPADLQITAVNPEGLVMALSHRNFDVKGVQFHPESILTQYGLSIMANWLGMDYKPVIELPSKSNSSFNISDITFGLTC; this is encoded by the coding sequence ATGAACGTACTAGTTATCGATAATTACGACTCTTTTACCTATAATCTGGTCCACATGGTGGAGGAACTTACCGGAAACCGGGCTATAGTTGCCCGCAATAATGAAATTAGCGTGGACGAGGTGGGGGCGTTCGACAAGATATTGCTATCGCCTGGACCTGGCTTACCCGGTGAGGCTGGTAATCTAAAGGCAATAATTAAGCGCTATGCCCCGTCCAAAAGCATCTTTGGAGTGTGCCTCGGCATGCAGGCTATTGCTGAAGTATTTGGTGGACATTTGGAGAATCTCGGGCACGTGGTTCACGGTATGTCGGATGAGGTGAGGGTGGAAAGCCCGGAAGAGAAACTATTTGCCAACATGCCCGACCATTTTCGTGCTGGACGTTACCACAGCTGGGTTGTAAGCAAGACGAACCTCCCAGCAGATTTGCAAATTACTGCCGTTAACCCTGAAGGATTAGTAATGGCCCTCTCTCACCGAAATTTTGATGTAAAGGGGGTTCAGTTTCATCCAGAATCAATCTTAACGCAGTATGGCCTAAGCATAATGGCAAACTGGTTAGGGATGGATTACAAACCGGTGATTGAATTGCCCTCAAAGAGTAACAGCAGTTTCAATATCAGTGACATAACTTTTGGGTTAACATGTTAA
- the miaA gene encoding tRNA (adenosine(37)-N6)-dimethylallyltransferase MiaA, translating to MNNTIGKTIDLISIIGPTAVGKTALAARLAARINGEIISADSRQVYRGMNLGTGKDYADYLVEGRAIPYHLIDVVDAGYKYSVFEYQTDFLRVYSDIHARKKMPILCGGTGMYVEAVVSGYRLLKVPFNETLRAELETKSNVELNTLLSSLKKLHNRSDSDTRKRLIRAIEIETYQKDHQTEVEDYPKIRNIYFGVAVDRETRRRRITERLHARLKQGMIEEVQSLIDSGVPVDTLLFYGLEYKLIAKHLIGELTYDEMVKELNAAIHQFAKRQMTWFRKMEREGNSIIWIDGLFPMEQKLSIMMQHLEQLP from the coding sequence ATGAATAATACTATAGGAAAGACCATCGACCTTATTTCTATAATTGGACCAACGGCTGTTGGCAAAACTGCCTTAGCTGCCCGGCTTGCTGCCCGGATAAACGGTGAAATTATTTCGGCAGATTCACGGCAAGTTTACCGAGGCATGAATCTGGGAACCGGTAAGGACTATGCCGATTATTTGGTGGAAGGACGAGCCATACCCTACCACCTTATTGATGTTGTGGACGCGGGTTATAAGTATAGCGTGTTTGAGTATCAAACCGATTTTTTGCGTGTGTACAGCGACATTCATGCGAGAAAAAAGATGCCCATCCTTTGTGGTGGAACTGGAATGTACGTTGAAGCGGTGGTTAGTGGATACAGGTTGCTCAAGGTGCCTTTTAACGAGACACTACGTGCGGAACTTGAAACAAAAAGCAATGTTGAACTAAACACTTTGCTCTCTTCCTTAAAAAAGCTTCACAATCGCTCCGACTCCGATACTCGAAAGCGGTTGATACGTGCCATCGAAATTGAAACATACCAAAAGGACCACCAAACGGAGGTGGAGGATTATCCCAAAATCCGAAATATATACTTTGGTGTTGCGGTAGATAGGGAGACACGGCGACGCCGAATTACCGAAAGATTGCACGCGCGCCTCAAACAGGGCATGATTGAAGAGGTGCAGTCACTTATCGATTCGGGTGTACCGGTGGATACATTGCTATTCTATGGGTTGGAGTATAAGCTAATTGCAAAGCATTTAATAGGTGAACTTACCTATGATGAAATGGTGAAAGAGTTAAATGCAGCCATTCACCAGTTTGCCAAGCGCCAAATGACTTGGTTTCGAAAAATGGAGCGTGAGGGAAATTCAATCATTTGGATCGATGGTCTTTTCCCTATGGAGCAAAAGCTTTCCATTATGATGCAGCATTTGGAGCAACTCCCCTGA
- a CDS encoding bifunctional 3-deoxy-7-phosphoheptulonate synthase/chorismate mutase, whose translation MVIQLKNEITEEESGRIATLLSSVGLSHREVVTRQGRYWVAIGTTEVDIRSIGSLPGIKDIHQVTDSYKLVSGMWKLTPSAIPLGNGTSVGNGDFAIMAGPCAVESEEQVARVVEFLGKNGVKVMRGGVFKPRSSPYSFRGVGIEGLRYFHSICHQHGIAVISEVMEPDQIEAMYPYIDIFQVGTRNSQNFSLLDALGRIDKPVMIKRGISGTIDELLYSAEYVFSGGNENIILCERGIRTYEKAYRNTLDLNAVPILKQKSHLPVVVDPSHGTGIRNIVEPMALAVTMSGADGIIMEIHVEPEKAFSDGMQTLSFSEAERLFDRLRQTVQLRQSMGV comes from the coding sequence ATGGTAATACAGCTTAAAAACGAGATAACCGAAGAGGAGTCCGGTCGCATTGCTACCCTCTTGAGCAGCGTTGGTCTATCGCATCGAGAGGTGGTGACACGTCAAGGGCGCTATTGGGTGGCCATTGGCACCACTGAAGTTGATATTCGCTCTATTGGAAGTTTGCCCGGCATTAAAGACATTCATCAGGTAACTGACAGCTACAAGCTGGTGTCGGGCATGTGGAAGCTCACGCCAAGTGCCATTCCGCTGGGTAACGGAACCAGCGTAGGTAACGGCGACTTTGCCATAATGGCTGGGCCCTGTGCTGTGGAGAGTGAGGAGCAGGTGGCACGCGTTGTGGAGTTTTTGGGCAAGAATGGCGTAAAGGTGATGCGTGGTGGGGTGTTCAAACCTCGGAGTTCACCCTACTCATTTCGAGGAGTTGGTATCGAAGGGCTGCGCTACTTTCACTCCATTTGCCACCAGCACGGCATTGCCGTAATTTCGGAGGTGATGGAGCCCGACCAGATTGAGGCGATGTATCCCTACATCGATATCTTTCAGGTGGGAACCCGAAACTCTCAGAACTTTAGCCTGCTCGATGCGCTCGGAAGAATAGATAAGCCGGTGATGATTAAGCGTGGCATTTCGGGAACCATCGACGAGCTGCTCTACTCTGCGGAGTATGTCTTCTCGGGAGGTAATGAGAACATCATCCTTTGTGAGCGGGGTATTCGAACCTACGAGAAGGCTTACCGAAACACTCTTGACCTGAATGCTGTGCCCATTCTTAAGCAGAAAAGCCATTTACCCGTGGTGGTGGACCCATCGCACGGAACGGGCATTCGGAATATTGTGGAGCCCATGGCGCTGGCTGTCACCATGTCGGGTGCCGATGGCATTATCATGGAGATTCATGTGGAGCCTGAAAAGGCCTTCTCCGATGGCATGCAGACGCTCTCGTTTAGCGAGGCGGAAAGGCTATTCGATAGGCTACGGCAAACTGTGCAGCTGCGACAGTCGATGGGGGTGTAA
- a CDS encoding phosphoribosylanthranilate isomerase, with product MVEAKPDMVGFIFYLQSPRYVEVAAAKALSQTSVGNAQRVGVFVDSDLHHIEQTVVHFGLNAVQLHGSETPQLCEQLKQKGLTVIKTFRVGEEYSFTEVELYVGSCNLFLFDAAGSRAGGNGIPFRWNLLDSYSASVPFLLSGGIGEEHLLSIKALKHPMLLGVDINSRFEVMPGVKDGARVKKFIEMIKSDLC from the coding sequence GTGGTTGAGGCTAAACCCGACATGGTTGGCTTCATCTTCTATCTACAATCACCAAGATACGTGGAGGTGGCAGCGGCTAAAGCACTCTCACAGACTTCTGTTGGCAATGCACAGCGGGTGGGCGTTTTTGTTGATAGCGACCTGCACCATATTGAGCAAACGGTTGTTCACTTTGGTCTTAATGCTGTGCAGCTGCATGGTTCTGAAACACCACAGCTATGCGAGCAGCTAAAGCAAAAGGGGCTTACTGTAATCAAGACCTTTCGAGTCGGAGAGGAGTATAGCTTTACTGAAGTCGAGCTGTATGTTGGCAGCTGTAATCTCTTTCTCTTTGACGCAGCAGGCAGCAGGGCCGGTGGTAATGGAATTCCTTTTCGATGGAACCTACTGGATAGCTACAGTGCCAGCGTGCCGTTTCTGCTTAGCGGAGGAATAGGTGAGGAGCACCTGTTGTCCATTAAAGCCTTGAAGCATCCAATGCTGCTTGGCGTGGATATCAACAGCCGCTTCGAGGTAATGCCAGGAGTGAAGGATGGTGCGCGTGTAAAGAAATTCATTGAAATGATAAAGAGCGATTTATGCTAA
- the trpB gene encoding tryptophan synthase subunit beta, which produces MLTDFDSKNGYYGRFGGAYIPELLHANVEELQRRYTEIMDSSEFKTELERLLTHYVGRPSPLYFAGRLSSSIGAKIYLKREDLNHTGSHKITNAVGQALLAKAMGKRKIIAETGAGQHGVATATVCALMGLECIVFMGKTDVERQQPNVQRMKFLGAKVVPVTSGNATLKDATNEAIRHWINHAEDTYYLIGSAIGPHPYPNIVLKLQSVISQEIAAQLKQLEGRSYPDYVVACVGGGSNAAGAFSHFIENSAVKLVGVEAAGLGTATAETAATLACGSEGVIHGCRTYLMQSSDGQITEPYSISAGLDYPGIGPLHAWLRDTGRATYLSATDEEALNAGRQLSLLEGIIPALESAHALAALPLLGLKSSDVVVVNLSGRGDKDMDTYLKYFSHEQN; this is translated from the coding sequence ATGCTAACGGATTTTGATAGTAAAAATGGATACTACGGACGTTTTGGTGGAGCCTACATTCCCGAGTTGCTCCACGCTAACGTTGAAGAGTTGCAGCGCCGTTATACCGAAATAATGGACTCTTCGGAGTTTAAGACCGAGTTAGAAAGGCTGCTCACCCACTACGTGGGACGGCCCTCTCCGCTATACTTTGCCGGCAGACTTTCCTCTAGCATCGGTGCCAAAATTTATTTAAAGAGGGAAGACTTAAACCATACAGGCTCTCATAAAATTACCAATGCTGTTGGTCAGGCTTTGCTGGCCAAGGCTATGGGCAAGCGCAAGATTATTGCGGAAACGGGTGCCGGGCAGCACGGAGTCGCAACCGCTACGGTGTGCGCGCTAATGGGGCTGGAGTGCATTGTGTTTATGGGTAAAACCGACGTTGAGCGGCAGCAGCCCAATGTGCAGCGCATGAAGTTTTTGGGTGCCAAGGTGGTGCCGGTAACCAGCGGAAATGCCACTTTAAAGGACGCTACCAATGAGGCCATCCGCCACTGGATAAACCATGCCGAGGACACCTACTACCTCATTGGTTCGGCCATTGGACCACACCCTTACCCCAACATCGTTCTCAAGCTGCAGTCGGTTATCTCCCAAGAGATAGCGGCCCAGCTGAAGCAATTGGAAGGGCGCAGCTATCCCGACTACGTAGTGGCATGCGTTGGAGGTGGAAGTAATGCAGCTGGAGCTTTCAGCCATTTTATCGAGAATAGTGCGGTGAAGCTGGTTGGTGTGGAGGCTGCCGGATTGGGAACGGCAACTGCCGAAACTGCCGCAACGCTTGCCTGTGGGAGTGAGGGCGTCATTCATGGCTGCCGAACCTACCTCATGCAGAGCAGCGATGGTCAGATTACAGAACCATACTCCATCTCTGCCGGGCTCGATTACCCGGGCATTGGTCCGCTACATGCTTGGCTGCGCGATACTGGTCGAGCCACCTACCTTTCAGCAACTGATGAAGAGGCCTTAAACGCCGGTCGGCAGCTCTCGCTTTTGGAGGGAATAATTCCCGCGCTGGAATCGGCACATGCCTTGGCAGCGTTACCACTCCTCGGCTTGAAATCGTCCGATGTTGTGGTGGTAAACCTCAGCGGACGTGGTGATAAGGACATGGATACCTACCTAAAATACTTTTCCCATGAACAGAATTGA
- the trpA gene encoding tryptophan synthase subunit alpha: MNRIDTLFETKKEKILSVFFTAGHPSLNDTPPIIQHLENAGADLVEVGMPFSDPMADGSTIQHSSKVALQNGMSLEVLFKQLELLRPMITIPVVLMGYFNPVMKFGVERFISMCQKVGVDGVIIPDLPLDIFRESYREQFVRANIHNILLATPTACKERLQLLATQTQGFLYMVSSGSTTGGGLEPSRLVQLQTATGDVGNRAPILVGFGVKSHADFEAVSQYGRGAVVGSAFVKLLDGSINLKADIEAFVKSIKG, translated from the coding sequence ATGAACAGAATTGATACCCTATTCGAAACCAAGAAGGAGAAGATTCTGTCGGTATTCTTTACCGCAGGTCATCCTTCACTTAACGATACGCCACCCATTATTCAACATCTTGAGAATGCGGGTGCCGACTTGGTTGAAGTTGGTATGCCCTTTTCCGACCCCATGGCCGATGGCAGTACCATTCAGCACTCCAGCAAGGTGGCACTGCAAAATGGGATGAGCCTCGAGGTGTTGTTTAAGCAGCTGGAGTTGCTCCGGCCAATGATTACCATTCCCGTGGTGCTCATGGGCTACTTCAATCCGGTGATGAAGTTTGGCGTGGAGCGGTTTATCTCCATGTGCCAAAAGGTGGGTGTTGATGGGGTGATAATTCCCGACCTGCCGCTCGATATTTTTAGGGAGAGCTACCGTGAGCAGTTTGTTCGGGCTAACATCCACAATATTTTACTGGCTACCCCAACGGCATGCAAGGAGAGACTTCAGCTGCTGGCTACCCAAACACAAGGTTTCCTCTATATGGTATCGTCTGGTTCTACCACCGGTGGTGGGTTGGAGCCATCGCGACTGGTGCAGCTGCAAACTGCCACTGGTGATGTGGGTAATAGAGCTCCTATACTAGTTGGTTTTGGCGTTAAGAGTCACGCCGATTTTGAAGCGGTGTCGCAGTATGGTCGTGGCGCAGTGGTTGGCTCTGCATTTGTTAAGTTGCTGGATGGTTCTATCAATCTTAAGGCAGACATTGAAGCCTTTGTTAAGAGCATTAAAGGATAG
- the trpD gene encoding anthranilate phosphoribosyltransferase yields the protein MKTAILELFQQKILGRQSAAELLVNITNGAFSPAQTAALLATFQVRGITVEELAGFRDALRDMCLRVDLSEFETIDLCGTGGDGKDTINISTLSSFVVAAAGGKVAKHGNYGVSSVCGSSNIMEHFGYRFSSDNDKLKRELDRAGICFMHAPLFNMAMRNVADVRRQLGVKTIFNMLGPLVNPSFPNAQMAGVFSAELARIYSYLFQQEGKRYAVVFSLDGYDEVSLTSPFKFFSNNGEGLLEPEDLQLPDLLPADITGGRTVDDAARIFIDIIKGNGTGAQNAVIAANAGIALQVIRPEQSLSSCIETAMEVLTSGSAFTNFETLISLNR from the coding sequence ATGAAAACCGCAATACTTGAGCTTTTTCAGCAGAAGATACTTGGCCGGCAGAGCGCCGCCGAGCTGCTGGTAAATATAACCAACGGGGCATTTTCGCCTGCTCAAACGGCGGCCTTACTGGCTACCTTTCAGGTCAGGGGAATTACAGTGGAGGAGTTAGCTGGTTTTCGCGATGCCCTCCGCGACATGTGCCTCCGTGTTGATCTTTCGGAGTTTGAAACCATTGACCTATGCGGAACTGGTGGCGATGGTAAGGACACCATCAACATCTCCACGCTCTCCTCCTTCGTAGTGGCGGCGGCAGGGGGGAAGGTTGCCAAGCACGGAAACTACGGTGTTTCATCGGTGTGTGGTTCATCCAACATTATGGAACATTTTGGTTATCGCTTTTCATCCGACAACGACAAGCTGAAGCGGGAGCTGGATAGGGCAGGCATTTGCTTTATGCATGCACCGCTTTTCAACATGGCCATGCGGAATGTAGCCGATGTTCGACGTCAGCTGGGTGTAAAAACAATCTTTAATATGTTGGGTCCGTTGGTGAACCCATCGTTCCCAAACGCCCAAATGGCAGGCGTTTTTAGCGCAGAGCTGGCCCGCATCTACTCCTACCTTTTTCAGCAGGAGGGGAAGCGTTATGCCGTTGTGTTTAGCCTCGATGGCTACGACGAGGTTTCGCTTACCTCGCCGTTTAAGTTCTTCAGCAACAATGGGGAGGGACTTCTTGAGCCCGAAGATCTACAGCTGCCCGACCTGCTGCCTGCCGACATTACAGGTGGACGAACTGTGGATGATGCAGCAAGAATATTTATCGACATAATAAAAGGGAACGGCACCGGAGCGCAAAATGCGGTGATTGCGGCCAATGCCGGTATTGCCCTGCAGGTGATTCGTCCTGAGCAATCGCTCTCCAGCTGTATCGAAACGGCCATGGAGGTGCTTACTTCAGGTTCTGCGTTCACAAATTTTGAAACGTTAATCTCCTTAAACCGGTAG
- a CDS encoding anthranilate synthase component I family protein, protein MKLRVITERMLADTVTPVSIYLKLRDAYPGAFLLESNEYGRPESSRSFVCVMPIASVRVDKGIATAKFSNDSPMVGNITERGSLAPFLEKFFYSIKTEGEKVDFNGFYGYTSYDAVHYMESVKIKGANRIPEMDYRLFRIVISINPLRNELIIAENLLDNQVSRIPEIIALLSNRRVPEFSFKRTGDEMAESTDKEYIAMVRKAKKHCLRGDVFQLVPSRLFIQKFEGDEFNVYRCLRSINPSPYLFYFDLGSYRLFGSSPETQLRLANGKAILNPIAGTFRRTGDEELDKIMAERLLADPKENAEHVMLVDLARNDLSRNAHDVKVEVFREIQQYSHVIHLVSKVTGKVTEGRSAIKVFMDTFPAGTLTGAPKVKAMELIEKYESSSRGFYGGSIGYFGLDGSVNQAITIRSFLSRFNNLFYRAGAGVVADSDEQSELKEVENKLMALRQAMTNAETI, encoded by the coding sequence ATGAAGCTACGAGTTATCACTGAACGAATGCTTGCCGATACAGTAACACCGGTGAGCATCTACCTCAAGTTGAGGGATGCCTACCCTGGCGCGTTCCTTCTGGAAAGTAACGAATATGGACGTCCCGAGAGCAGCCGTTCATTTGTTTGTGTTATGCCAATAGCCTCCGTTAGGGTGGATAAGGGTATTGCCACTGCAAAATTTTCGAACGATTCCCCAATGGTTGGTAACATTACCGAACGGGGCAGCTTAGCCCCATTCCTTGAGAAATTCTTCTACTCCATCAAGACAGAAGGGGAGAAAGTTGACTTTAATGGATTTTACGGCTATACCTCCTACGATGCCGTCCACTATATGGAGTCGGTAAAGATTAAGGGTGCCAACCGTATTCCGGAAATGGACTACCGGCTATTCCGTATAGTCATATCCATTAACCCATTGAGAAATGAGCTTATTATTGCCGAAAACCTGCTCGACAACCAGGTTAGCCGGATTCCTGAAATTATTGCGTTGCTGAGCAATAGGAGAGTGCCTGAATTTTCTTTTAAGCGCACAGGAGATGAGATGGCCGAATCGACCGACAAGGAGTACATTGCCATGGTGCGTAAGGCTAAAAAGCATTGCCTTCGGGGCGATGTATTTCAGCTAGTGCCGTCACGGCTCTTCATCCAAAAGTTTGAGGGTGATGAATTCAATGTTTACCGTTGCCTTCGCTCCATCAACCCTTCGCCATATCTTTTCTATTTCGACCTGGGCAGCTATCGGCTATTTGGGTCTAGCCCCGAAACGCAGCTGCGGTTGGCTAATGGGAAGGCCATATTGAATCCAATTGCCGGCACCTTCCGCCGCACGGGCGATGAGGAGTTGGACAAAATAATGGCCGAACGGCTGCTGGCCGATCCAAAGGAGAATGCCGAGCATGTGATGCTAGTTGATCTTGCTCGCAACGATCTTAGCCGTAATGCCCACGATGTAAAGGTGGAGGTGTTTAGGGAGATTCAGCAATACTCCCATGTGATTCATCTCGTTTCCAAAGTTACGGGCAAGGTTACAGAAGGAAGGTCAGCCATTAAGGTTTTTATGGACACCTTTCCAGCGGGTACTCTTACTGGAGCCCCCAAGGTAAAGGCCATGGAGCTGATTGAAAAGTATGAGAGTTCCTCCCGTGGATTTTACGGTGGAAGCATTGGCTACTTTGGCCTCGATGGCTCCGTAAACCAAGCCATTACCATTCGCAGCTTTTTGAGTCGATTCAACAACCTTTTCTACAGAGCCGGTGCTGGTGTTGTAGCTGATTCGGACGAGCAATCGGAACTTAAAGAGGTAGAGAATAAACTTATGGCTCTCCGCCAAGCCATGACCAATGCTGAAACCATTTAA